The following are encoded in a window of Ranitomeya variabilis isolate aRanVar5 chromosome 8, aRanVar5.hap1, whole genome shotgun sequence genomic DNA:
- the RHO gene encoding rhodopsin produces the protein MNGTEGPNFYIPMSNKTGVVRSPFDYPQYYLAEPWKYSALAAYMFLLILLGLPINFMTLYVTIQHKKLRTPLNYILLNLAFANHFMILCGFTVTMYTSMHGYFIFGQTGCYFEGFFATLGGEMALWSLVVLAIERYVVVCKPMSNFRFSENHAILGVAFTWIMALSCAGPPLFGWSRYIPEGMQCSCGVDYYTLKPEVNNESFVIYMFIVHFTIPLTVIFFCYGRLVCTVKEAAAQQQESATTQKAEKEVTRMVVIMVVFFLICWVPYASVAFFIFTHQGSEFGPVFMTLPAFFAKSSAIYNPVIYIMLNKQFRNCMITTLCCGKNPFGDDDTSSAATSKTEASSVSSSQVSPA, from the exons ATGAATGGAACAGAAGGTCCTAATTTTTACATACCCATGTCCAACAAGACTGGGGTGGTACGAAGCCCCTTTGATTACCCTCAGTACTACCTGGCAGAGCCATGGAAATACTCCGCTTTGGCCGCTTACATGTTCTTGCTCATTCTTCTTGGGCTCCCAATCAATTTCATGACCTTGTACGTCACCATCCAGCACAAGAAACTCCGAACACCCTTAAACTATATCCTGCTGAACTTGGCGTTTGCCAACCATTTCATGATCCTGTGTGGATTCACCGTCACCATGTACACCTCGATGCACGGATACTTCATCTTCGGGCAGACCGGGTGCTACTTCGAAGGCTTCTTTGCTACCCTTGGTG GTGAGATGGCCCTTTGGTCGCTGGTGGTCTTGGCCATTGAGCGATACGTGGTCGTCTGTAAGCCCATGAGCAACTTCCGATTTAGTGAGAACCATGCGATCTTGGGTGTGGCGTTCACATGGATCATGGCTTTGTCCTGTGCTGGTCCTCCACTCTTTGGATGGTCCAG ATACATCCCTGAGGGGATGCAGTGCTCGTGCGGAGTTGACTACTATACCCTGAAGCCGGAGGTGAACAACGAGTCGTTTGTGATCTACATGTTCATCGTCCACTTCACCATCCCCCTGACCGTCATCTTCTTCTGCTATGGCCGACTGGTGTGCACCGTGAAGGAG GCAGCAGCCCAACAGCAGGAATCCGCCACCACCCAGAAAGCCGAGAAAGAGGTCACCCGCATGGTGGTCATCATGGTGGTCTTCTTCCTGATTTGCTGGGTTCCCTACGCCAGTGTCgctttcttcatcttcacccatcaaGGCTCTGAATTCGGACCAGTTTTCATGACTCTGCCAGCTTTCTTTGCCAAGAGCTCTGCCATCTACAACCCCGTCATCTACATCATGCTCAACAAGCAG TTCCGTAACTGCATGATCACCACCCTGTGCTGCGGTAAGAATCCCTTTGGTGATGATGACACTTCCTCTGCCGCCACTTCCAAAACAGAAGCTTCTTCTGTGTCTTCCAGCCAGGTGTCTCCGGCATAA